In one window of Maribacter sp. BPC-D8 DNA:
- a CDS encoding T9SS type B sorting domain-containing protein — MKKKWDMRIPKILAAPIFFIVLLFAVLKTSAQECPALLNPVNGTTLVPVDATISWEAITGVPGYIISLGTTEGGNDILNNRNVGSAISFTPTTGLPESTEIFVTITLFFFNQPNITCESQSFTTAALSEVPQCVPSTSPENNEIAINTATNISWIAAPSATGYFISLGTTENGDEILARTDVENTLNYNPPADLPSETDIYITITPYNRIGLADNCSSSVFTTAAAAVLPLCTSMISPFDGETNVPLSPTLEWNAVPNATGYRVSIGTSPFETNILEDAIFFKTSTVIIDFEPNRTFFISIFPFNEAGEAIGCTQETFSTAIGCGPYFDPLSGELLVLNPILTFPDTITICSENELDIIRATDEADGYRWYKLDDRGNETLLSNTVEVSIDEEGEYIYEAYVNIEDSDRTFECASSKTFQVEISQAPKIEDVSVQISANSLNYEISTTTNGNFEYALDNENGPYQNSNRFTNISLQNHTVFVRDKAGCGIAERLVEQDLTVNGFPNFFTPNGDGINDYWQFIPPVETGITNVSVIYIFDKFGALLAQIAPNTTGWNGNLNGKALPESNYWFKAIATNNKIIKGHFSLKR; from the coding sequence ATGAAAAAGAAATGGGACATGAGAATACCCAAAATATTGGCTGCGCCAATATTTTTCATAGTCCTGTTATTTGCTGTTTTAAAAACATCGGCACAAGAATGTCCCGCGCTTTTAAATCCCGTTAATGGTACTACTCTGGTTCCTGTAGATGCTACTATTAGTTGGGAAGCTATTACGGGTGTACCGGGTTATATTATCTCATTAGGCACTACAGAAGGCGGTAATGACATTTTAAATAACAGAAATGTTGGCTCTGCGATAAGTTTCACCCCAACTACAGGCTTACCAGAGAGTACCGAAATATTCGTTACCATTACACTTTTCTTTTTCAATCAACCCAATATAACTTGTGAAAGTCAAAGTTTTACAACGGCTGCCTTAAGTGAAGTTCCACAATGTGTACCGTCTACGAGCCCCGAAAATAATGAGATAGCTATAAATACGGCAACTAACATTTCATGGATTGCAGCACCAAGTGCAACAGGGTATTTTATATCGCTCGGCACCACAGAAAATGGCGATGAAATTCTTGCACGAACAGACGTAGAAAATACATTAAATTATAATCCACCTGCAGATTTACCTTCAGAAACTGACATTTATATAACGATCACACCCTACAATAGAATAGGTTTAGCTGATAATTGTAGCTCTTCGGTTTTTACAACAGCTGCAGCTGCAGTATTACCTTTATGCACAAGTATGATTTCCCCTTTTGATGGTGAAACCAATGTACCCTTGAGTCCTACACTTGAATGGAACGCAGTACCCAATGCAACAGGTTACAGAGTATCTATAGGTACATCACCTTTTGAGACAAATATTTTAGAAGACGCCATCTTTTTTAAAACATCTACAGTAATCATAGATTTTGAACCCAACCGAACCTTCTTTATCTCCATATTTCCGTTTAATGAAGCGGGTGAAGCGATCGGTTGTACACAAGAAACTTTTTCTACAGCAATAGGTTGCGGGCCATATTTTGACCCTTTAAGTGGAGAATTGTTGGTGTTGAATCCTATTTTGACCTTTCCAGATACCATTACCATATGCTCAGAAAACGAACTTGATATAATTAGGGCAACTGATGAAGCGGACGGCTACAGATGGTACAAATTAGATGATAGAGGAAATGAAACATTACTGTCAAATACTGTAGAAGTTTCAATAGATGAAGAAGGTGAATATATTTATGAAGCCTATGTAAATATTGAGGACTCTGATAGAACTTTTGAATGTGCTTCATCAAAAACATTTCAGGTAGAAATATCACAAGCACCAAAAATAGAAGATGTAAGCGTACAAATAAGTGCAAACTCTCTCAATTATGAGATATCCACTACTACAAATGGAAATTTTGAATATGCGTTAGATAATGAAAACGGACCATATCAAAATTCGAATCGCTTTACCAACATCTCGCTACAAAACCACACCGTATTTGTTCGTGATAAAGCCGGATGCGGAATCGCCGAACGTTTAGTTGAGCAAGATTTAACGGTAAACGGCTTTCCAAATTTCTTTACTCCCAATGGAGATGGTATTAATGATTATTGGCAGTTTATACCACCAGTTGAAACTGGCATAACCAATGTATCGGTAATTTATATATTTGATAAATTCGGTGCACTACTAGCCCAAATAGCACCAAATACGACTGGTTGGAACGGAAATTTAAATGGCAAAGCGCTTCCAGAATCAAATTATTGGTTTAAAGCAATAGCCACCAATAATAAAATTATTAAAGGTCATTTTAGTTTAAAGCGATAA
- a CDS encoding T9SS type B sorting domain-containing protein, whose product MTKLLSLFAFFGIFGMLSAQVTPAEEAALLAFYNATNGDTWTSQNDGNLLNDWDFSGDVTSDWYGLTVDVAGGHVVAMDMNPTNYANTSNIQSGFIPNELGDLQFLTLLDISASGLTGPLPVSITTLPILTSLNVWYNDLTGIIPIEVTDMTQLSVLHLGGNEFDGTIYPEYGDLINLTYLNLTENNLTGIIPTSLGNLTELRTLRLGNNTLTGNLPISLRNLSNLIELSIQATYIDGNLPEEYSELTTLQILDLSSYSSAINGGLTGSIPDSYGNLVNLRTLDLWGNALTGTLPESLSNWVDIEYFSIANNLISGTLPASYSSWTNIIRFEVFNNDLEGTIPDSYSSFTQMEYFSVNDNRLSGTLSPSFSQWASLESFNIYNNDFSGSFLQSYDQWTNLAVFNAFNNAFSGTIPATYNQWNNLINFNVNNNQLEGTVPDFTIIPGYTQNLNIENNRFQFGDFENEFPFYDANFSGFRDNPQAKVNDILTLNENTGDNVTLTTTVSGTQNHYEWFKNGLPITGAPDSPTLILTNIQATDAGVYHAEITSDIVTDLTLVRNDITVIIGCVMPMVDDPEDVIACGSYPLPALTNGNYFDQPNGTGSPFNEGDIITTSQTLYVYAGVSGCSNENDFEIQINNLTPADDPDDVIACGSYPLPALTNGNYFDQPNGTGSPFNEGDIITTSQTLYVYAGVSGCSNENDFEIQINNLALADDPDDVIACGSYPLPALTNGNYFDEPNGAGTPFNEGDIITTSQTLYVYAGISGCSNENDFEIQINNLTPADDPDDVIACGSYPLPALTNGNYFDQPNGAGTPFNEGDIITTSQTLYVYAGVSGCSNENDFEIQIENSLLADNPDDVIVCESYTLPALTNGNYFDQPNGTGSPFNEGDIITTSQTLYVYAGVSGCSNENDFEIQIENSLLGDNQDDVIVCESYTLPELTNGNYFDQPNGAGTGLFSGDILETSQTVYIYYESGSCSNESSFIVTIDPLSCEETPEPEPEPEVSCTVDFPNFFTPNNDGVNDRYVPITNICSPKGMLSIHNRYGQLLFQTNSLDNTWDGTFNGKPLPSSDYWYQFENAESNEVITGHFSLKR is encoded by the coding sequence ATGACAAAATTATTAAGTCTTTTTGCCTTTTTCGGAATATTCGGAATGCTATCAGCCCAGGTGACACCCGCTGAAGAAGCTGCACTTTTAGCTTTTTATAACGCAACAAATGGCGATACATGGACCAGCCAAAATGATGGTAACCTACTTAACGATTGGGATTTTTCAGGTGATGTTACTAGCGACTGGTACGGATTAACAGTTGATGTAGCAGGAGGTCATGTAGTTGCCATGGATATGAATCCTACTAATTATGCAAATACTAGCAATATTCAGTCAGGCTTTATACCTAATGAATTAGGTGATTTGCAATTTCTAACACTACTAGATATATCGGCTAGCGGACTAACAGGTCCTCTTCCTGTTAGTATTACAACACTACCTATTTTAACTTCCTTAAATGTTTGGTATAATGATCTTACAGGTATTATTCCTATAGAAGTCACAGATATGACTCAATTATCGGTGTTACATTTAGGTGGTAATGAGTTCGATGGCACCATTTATCCAGAATATGGTGATTTGATAAACCTGACATATCTTAATCTCACTGAAAACAATCTTACAGGTATTATACCAACAAGCTTAGGAAACTTAACTGAATTAAGAACGCTACGGTTAGGAAATAACACGTTAACAGGTAATCTACCCATCTCATTGAGAAACTTATCTAACTTGATAGAACTTTCCATACAAGCTACTTATATAGATGGAAATTTACCTGAGGAGTATTCCGAATTAACAACCTTACAAATTCTCGATTTAAGTTCTTACAGCAGCGCCATTAATGGAGGGCTCACTGGTTCGATTCCAGATTCGTATGGAAACCTAGTCAATTTAAGGACTTTAGATCTTTGGGGTAATGCACTAACAGGTACATTGCCAGAATCACTTTCTAACTGGGTAGATATTGAATATTTTAGTATTGCAAACAATCTAATATCAGGCACGTTACCAGCAAGTTATTCTAGTTGGACGAATATTATAAGATTCGAAGTATTCAACAATGATTTAGAAGGTACTATACCAGATAGCTATTCGAGTTTTACCCAAATGGAATATTTTTCAGTTAACGACAATAGACTATCCGGCACCTTATCCCCAAGTTTTTCGCAGTGGGCAAGTCTCGAATCTTTTAATATTTATAATAATGATTTTAGTGGAAGTTTTCTTCAATCATATGACCAATGGACCAACCTCGCGGTCTTTAATGCATTTAATAACGCTTTTTCCGGAACTATTCCGGCTACCTATAACCAATGGAACAATCTCATAAATTTTAATGTAAACAACAACCAACTAGAAGGTACTGTACCCGACTTTACTATAATTCCTGGCTACACACAAAATCTTAATATAGAAAATAACCGTTTTCAATTTGGTGATTTTGAAAATGAATTCCCGTTTTACGACGCAAATTTTTCTGGTTTTCGTGATAATCCACAAGCTAAGGTCAATGATATTTTAACTTTAAATGAGAATACTGGTGATAACGTTACCCTGACTACAACGGTTAGTGGAACACAAAATCATTATGAATGGTTTAAAAATGGTCTGCCAATTACAGGTGCGCCCGATAGTCCTACACTAATATTAACCAATATACAAGCCACCGATGCTGGTGTATATCATGCAGAAATTACAAGTGATATTGTAACCGACCTAACTTTGGTAAGAAACGATATTACCGTAATTATTGGTTGTGTTATGCCAATGGTAGATGACCCAGAAGATGTTATAGCGTGCGGTAGCTATCCATTACCAGCACTTACAAACGGTAACTACTTTGATCAACCCAACGGTACAGGTTCGCCTTTTAATGAAGGGGATATAATCACAACATCACAAACACTTTATGTGTATGCTGGTGTAAGCGGCTGCTCAAATGAGAATGATTTCGAAATTCAAATAAATAACCTTACACCAGCCGATGACCCAGATGATGTTATAGCGTGCGGTAGCTATCCATTACCAGCACTTACAAACGGTAACTATTTTGATCAACCCAACGGTACAGGTTCGCCTTTTAATGAAGGAGATATAATCACAACATCACAAACACTTTATGTGTATGCGGGAGTGAGCGGCTGCTCAAATGAGAATGATTTCGAAATTCAAATAAACAATCTTGCACTAGCCGATGACCCAGATGATGTTATAGCGTGCGGTAGTTATCCATTACCAGCACTGACCAACGGTAATTACTTTGATGAACCCAACGGTGCAGGTACGCCATTTAATGAAGGAGATATAATCACAACATCACAAACACTTTATGTGTATGCCGGAATAAGCGGCTGCTCAAATGAGAATGATTTCGAAATTCAAATAAATAATCTTACACCAGCCGATGACCCAGATGATGTTATAGCGTGCGGTAGTTATCCATTACCAGCACTGACCAACGGTAATTACTTTGATCAACCCAACGGTGCAGGTACGCCATTTAATGAAGGAGATATCATAACAACATCACAAACACTTTATGTGTATGCGGGAGTGAGTGGCTGCTCAAATGAGAATGACTTCGAAATTCAAATTGAGAACTCTTTATTAGCAGATAACCCAGATGATGTTATTGTTTGCGAAAGCTATACACTACCAGCACTTACAAACGGTAACTACTTTGATCAACCTAACGGTACAGGTTCGCCTTTTAATGAAGGAGATATAATCACAACATCACAAACACTTTATGTGTATGCGGGAGTGAGCGGCTGCTCAAATGAGAATGATTTCGAAATTCAAATTGAGAACTCTTTATTAGGAGATAACCAAGATGATGTTATTGTTTGCGAAAGCTATACACTACCAGAACTTACCAATGGTAATTACTTTGACCAACCCAACGGAGCAGGTACCGGACTTTTCTCAGGAGATATTTTAGAAACTTCTCAAACCGTTTACATATACTATGAGTCTGGATCTTGCTCCAACGAAAGCAGTTTCATTGTAACCATTGACCCCTTATCATGTGAAGAAACACCTGAACCAGAGCCTGAACCAGAGGTATCTTGTACGGTTGATTTCCCCAATTTCTTTACTCCCAATAATGATGGAGTAAATGATAGGTATGTTCCTATTACTAATATTTGTTCCCCTAAAGGAATGCTAAGTATTCATAACAGATATGGTCAATTATTGTTTCAGACCAACTCTTTAGACAACACTTGGGACGGCACATTTAACGGTAAACCTTTACCATCATCAGATTACTGGTATCAATTTGAAAATGCAGAAAGTAATGAAGTAATTACCGGTCATTTTTCTTTAAAGCGATAG
- a CDS encoding ABC transporter ATP-binding protein, with translation MSTILTVNHLTKKFGHLTAVKDLSFTIEKGNVYGILGPNGSGKSTTLGIVLNVVNKTSGDFAWFGGESSTHEALKKVGAIIERPNFYPYMTALQNLKLVCKIKDVSENKIEEKLDLVGLLDRKNSKFRTFSLGMKQRLAIASALLNDPEILILDEPTNGLDPQGIHQIREIIKTIAAKGTTILLASHLLDEVEKVCSHVVILRKGEKLYAGRVDSLQASFGFFELKSDDLEKLTSYLSTNEHFGSIKQENGLVTAILTSELDAQSLNKLLFEKGIIVSHLVKRKESLEEQFLALTKNANA, from the coding sequence GTGAGTACTATTCTAACAGTCAATCATCTTACCAAAAAATTCGGACACCTTACCGCTGTAAAAGATTTATCGTTTACTATAGAAAAAGGTAATGTTTACGGAATTTTAGGTCCTAACGGTAGCGGCAAATCAACTACCCTGGGCATTGTATTAAACGTCGTTAATAAAACCAGCGGAGACTTCGCTTGGTTTGGCGGTGAATCTTCAACGCACGAAGCACTCAAAAAAGTGGGCGCCATTATCGAACGCCCAAACTTCTACCCATACATGACGGCTTTGCAAAACTTGAAATTAGTTTGTAAAATCAAAGATGTATCAGAAAATAAAATTGAAGAAAAGCTAGATCTAGTCGGACTCCTAGATAGAAAAAACAGCAAATTCAGGACTTTTTCCCTTGGGATGAAGCAGCGCCTAGCTATTGCCTCTGCCCTATTGAATGACCCAGAAATATTAATTTTAGATGAACCTACCAACGGTCTAGATCCTCAAGGTATTCATCAGATTCGAGAAATTATAAAAACCATTGCTGCAAAAGGCACTACAATTTTGTTGGCATCACATCTATTAGATGAGGTTGAAAAAGTATGTTCTCATGTTGTTATTTTAAGAAAAGGAGAAAAATTGTACGCTGGCAGAGTAGATAGCTTGCAAGCTAGTTTTGGCTTCTTCGAATTAAAATCTGACGACTTAGAAAAACTAACATCGTACTTGAGCACTAATGAACACTTTGGTAGTATAAAACAAGAAAATGGTTTGGTTACGGCAATCTTAACTTCAGAACTAGATGCACAATCATTAAACAAACTACTTTTTGAAAAAGGCATTATCGTATCTCATTTAGTAAAACGAAAAGAAAGTTTAGAAGAACAGTTTCTTGCCTTAACTAAAAATGCTAACGCCTAA
- a CDS encoding ABC transporter permease, with translation MIRLLQIEFIKLWNNRASKVLIISYFALLTSIALVAAIKFDIGPIKFNLADQGIFNFPYIWHFNTFITAFFKLFLAIVIVSMMSNEYSNKTIKQNLIDGLSKKEFILSKFLTVITFALVSTIFVFLVSLVLGLIYSDFTEISIILSDLEFLFAFFIKLTGFFSFCLFLGVLVKRSAFALGFLILWQVFEGIFRGIIRWKFFDGETTDVIMGFFPLQAMFNLIKEPFSRLGAVQSVVNQMGETLALDYYIQWYEIVIVMAWIAIFIYGSYAILKRRDL, from the coding sequence ATGATACGATTACTTCAAATAGAATTCATAAAACTTTGGAACAACAGGGCTAGCAAGGTGTTGATTATTTCATACTTCGCGCTTTTAACCTCTATCGCATTGGTAGCAGCTATAAAATTCGATATCGGCCCCATAAAGTTCAATTTAGCCGATCAGGGTATTTTTAACTTCCCTTATATCTGGCATTTCAATACATTTATTACAGCGTTCTTCAAACTATTTTTAGCTATTGTCATTGTTTCAATGATGTCTAATGAGTATAGCAATAAAACGATAAAACAGAATTTGATTGACGGACTCTCAAAAAAGGAATTTATACTTTCTAAATTCTTGACTGTGATTACTTTCGCACTAGTCTCTACAATTTTTGTATTTCTAGTATCATTAGTTTTAGGGCTGATTTATTCCGATTTTACCGAAATTTCTATCATTCTAAGCGATTTAGAGTTCCTTTTTGCGTTTTTCATTAAACTAACTGGTTTCTTTTCTTTCTGTCTTTTCTTAGGTGTTTTAGTAAAAAGGTCAGCCTTTGCACTTGGCTTTTTAATTCTATGGCAAGTATTCGAAGGTATTTTCAGAGGTATTATTCGATGGAAGTTTTTTGATGGCGAAACCACAGATGTTATCATGGGCTTTTTTCCATTACAGGCAATGTTCAATCTTATCAAAGAACCATTCTCTAGATTAGGTGCCGTACAATCTGTAGTAAATCAAATGGGAGAAACACTTGCATTAGACTATTATATACAATGGTATGAAATTGTAATTGTCATGGCATGGATAGCAATTTTCATTTACGGCTCTTATGCAATTTTGAAAAGACGAGACCTCTAA
- a CDS encoding DUF11 domain-containing protein — translation MKQKLILFIVFMMVSAAGFSQLSDLHYLPPLKQGGNNQAVTQQSLYLSTPETTAFTVNIYQGTSTTLYATASLSKTTPQEITLGNGDNNITMMSNANTGIVLTSGGLRLESPGGEKFYVNYRGRSGSQATSLTSKGRQAIGTHFKWGGAPNKGTQASLTNSLGIMATADGTTVTLSGYDPDCEFRLGADRDGILADTYTINLDANESFVFEAYVAETPANADGWLGADVISNNPIVISNGGLNTGARVGYAGRDAAIDQPVPQNKIGKEYVFIRGNGTSETEIPIIIGTQNGTAIYVNGSGTPIATINNGDYFEIPESNYSVSSAGGNMYVTTSKDAYAYQLMAGASAIYTQGLNFIAPVNCLLPDTVDNITHIEDAAGVTMTGGVTLIASTTTPDANITVEDGSGPVALPAPSAVAGTTLWKTYYVANLTGDVTVNSTGPIAVGFIGFSGARGIAGYFSGFDTVPEVDLQVTGGGCLPTAEVEVVDPNFDNYQWFENGVLIAGADSARYTPTQAGDYYVRVTKGGCTYDSQPLTAYYCDPDVVIKKVADKNTVSDGETVTFTITVESFGINSISNLVLTDILPDGISLVSSSVSKGSFTYPNWSVGGMNSGELETLTLVTRITLPDVNTSTATYINNISNSQDQTDTNITTDDPSETVTVNFNTPTTVITNRRITIRATSF, via the coding sequence ATGAAGCAAAAGTTAATTTTATTTATAGTATTCATGATGGTTTCCGCAGCTGGTTTTTCCCAGTTGAGTGATCTTCACTATTTACCACCCTTAAAACAAGGCGGTAACAACCAAGCTGTTACTCAACAGAGTCTATATTTATCAACTCCAGAAACTACAGCATTTACTGTAAATATTTATCAAGGTACATCGACTACCCTATATGCTACTGCATCATTATCTAAGACTACACCTCAAGAAATAACTTTGGGTAATGGTGATAACAACATCACTATGATGAGCAACGCCAATACTGGAATTGTTCTTACTAGTGGTGGTTTACGATTAGAATCTCCAGGCGGCGAAAAATTCTATGTAAATTATAGAGGTCGTTCTGGTTCACAGGCAACTTCCCTTACAAGTAAAGGAAGACAAGCTATCGGTACTCATTTTAAATGGGGCGGAGCTCCGAATAAAGGTACTCAGGCAAGTTTGACAAACTCTTTAGGCATAATGGCTACCGCTGATGGCACTACAGTAACACTCTCTGGTTATGACCCAGATTGTGAATTTAGACTGGGAGCTGATCGAGACGGAATATTAGCAGATACCTATACCATAAATTTAGATGCAAATGAGTCTTTTGTATTCGAAGCATATGTTGCTGAAACTCCCGCTAATGCAGACGGTTGGTTAGGTGCAGATGTCATTTCGAATAATCCTATAGTTATTAGTAATGGTGGACTTAATACTGGCGCCAGAGTAGGTTACGCTGGTAGAGATGCTGCAATTGACCAACCTGTACCTCAAAATAAAATTGGTAAAGAATATGTTTTTATAAGAGGAAATGGTACGAGTGAAACAGAAATACCCATTATCATTGGAACACAAAACGGAACAGCTATTTATGTAAATGGTTCTGGTACACCTATAGCTACAATTAACAATGGTGACTATTTTGAGATTCCTGAAAGTAATTATTCAGTTTCTTCCGCAGGAGGAAATATGTATGTAACCACCTCAAAAGATGCCTACGCCTATCAATTAATGGCAGGCGCAAGTGCAATTTACACGCAAGGCTTAAACTTTATTGCTCCCGTAAACTGTTTGTTACCAGATACGGTAGATAATATTACACATATCGAAGATGCAGCTGGGGTTACCATGACCGGTGGCGTAACACTGATTGCTTCTACCACAACACCAGATGCCAATATTACCGTAGAGGATGGTAGCGGACCAGTAGCCCTACCCGCCCCTTCTGCAGTGGCAGGAACTACACTTTGGAAAACTTACTATGTTGCAAATTTAACAGGTGATGTAACCGTAAATTCTACAGGACCGATAGCAGTAGGTTTTATAGGTTTTAGTGGCGCAAGAGGTATTGCCGGTTACTTTTCAGGTTTTGATACGGTACCAGAAGTGGATCTTCAAGTTACTGGAGGTGGTTGCCTACCAACAGCCGAAGTAGAAGTTGTGGACCCTAATTTTGATAATTACCAATGGTTTGAAAACGGAGTATTAATTGCAGGTGCAGATAGTGCTAGGTATACACCAACACAAGCTGGCGATTACTATGTAAGAGTTACAAAAGGTGGTTGTACTTATGATTCTCAACCCTTAACAGCATATTATTGTGACCCAGATGTGGTCATCAAAAAAGTGGCAGACAAAAATACGGTTAGCGATGGCGAAACGGTAACCTTTACCATTACCGTAGAAAGTTTTGGTATCAATTCCATTTCTAATCTCGTACTTACAGACATTTTACCAGACGGTATTTCATTAGTATCATCTTCTGTCTCTAAAGGTAGTTTCACCTACCCCAACTGGTCTGTTGGTGGTATGAATAGTGGAGAATTAGAAACTTTGACATTGGTAACACGCATTACCTTACCCGATGTTAATACCTCAACTGCAACGTACATCAATAATATCAGTAATTCTCAAGATCAAACAGATACTAATATTACTACTGATGACCCATCAGAAACGGTGACTGTCAATTTTAATACCCCAACAACAGTAATCACTAATAGAAGAATTACCATTAGGGCGACAAGTTTTTAA
- a CDS encoding T9SS type B sorting domain-containing protein, protein MNIKKMSLFLRLLCLFLTSSFFYGQDCTEFTFPNNGTDNIEVNTTLTWTEVLGYNGYILSIGTTPQGTDILDRKPIGINPFYTPPLGLPDDTTMYATLSLVPYDGPPISCDELVFTTAEVTTAPTCSVLITPDNNAGSVTIITDIEWEYTPTAIGYYLSIGTTPNGHEIVNNLDIKNELSYDPPEDLPQNSNIYVKIEPYNDIGIATSCTEEIFTTSFAVYVCDPYISETTGELIYRAPIINLPNIVGICSDELPYTISSNDNADGFRWYLTNSGSEETLLSETQSVAISAPGKYRFEAYNNITTDAGDIECISSKLIDVVASEEAIITAINVTNLPLGKTILISVTGGGQYEYSLTSRDGPFQDSSMFIEMSTRNYTAYVRDKNGCGTTERLVDRDISKKDFPSFFSPNGDGINDHWQYIPPVENFEAVIEVIHIFNQYGSLIQQINPNSIGWDGTFNTKQMPQSDYWYKASFLNQQPIMGHFSLIR, encoded by the coding sequence ATGAATATTAAAAAAATGTCTTTATTCTTGAGGTTATTATGCCTCTTTTTGACAAGTTCATTTTTTTATGGGCAAGATTGTACAGAATTTACTTTCCCGAACAACGGTACAGATAACATTGAAGTAAACACAACACTAACTTGGACCGAAGTATTAGGTTATAACGGCTATATTCTTTCTATTGGCACCACTCCGCAAGGCACTGACATTTTAGATAGAAAACCTATTGGCATCAACCCTTTCTACACTCCACCGTTAGGTTTACCAGACGACACCACCATGTACGCGACATTAAGTTTAGTTCCATATGACGGTCCGCCAATCAGCTGTGACGAACTTGTTTTTACAACGGCTGAAGTTACCACAGCCCCTACTTGCTCTGTATTGATTACACCAGATAATAATGCGGGAAGTGTAACCATCATTACAGATATTGAATGGGAATATACACCTACAGCGATTGGTTACTATTTATCTATTGGCACGACACCGAATGGTCATGAAATAGTAAATAATCTAGACATTAAAAATGAACTGAGTTACGACCCGCCGGAAGATTTACCACAAAACTCAAATATTTATGTAAAAATCGAACCCTATAATGATATCGGAATTGCAACATCTTGTACTGAAGAAATATTCACTACTAGTTTTGCCGTTTATGTCTGTGACCCCTATATTTCTGAAACTACCGGCGAGTTAATTTATAGGGCTCCAATTATCAATTTACCCAACATAGTAGGTATATGCAGTGACGAACTACCCTACACCATTTCATCGAACGATAATGCCGATGGTTTTAGATGGTATTTAACAAATAGTGGTAGCGAAGAAACCTTGCTATCAGAAACACAAAGTGTAGCTATTTCTGCACCAGGTAAATATCGGTTTGAAGCATATAATAATATTACTACCGATGCAGGCGATATTGAATGTATAAGTTCTAAACTTATAGACGTAGTAGCATCAGAAGAAGCTATAATTACAGCAATAAATGTCACCAACTTACCCTTGGGAAAAACAATTTTAATTTCCGTAACCGGTGGTGGACAATATGAGTATTCATTGACCAGCCGAGATGGTCCTTTTCAAGATTCCTCAATGTTCATAGAAATGTCAACTCGTAATTACACTGCATATGTTCGAGATAAAAACGGTTGCGGAACAACAGAAAGATTGGTAGACAGAGATATTTCCAAAAAAGACTTTCCTTCATTTTTTTCACCTAATGGCGATGGAATAAATGATCATTGGCAGTATATACCACCAGTCGAAAATTTTGAAGCTGTTATAGAAGTGATACATATATTCAACCAATATGGAAGTTTAATACAACAAATCAACCCAAATAGTATTGGATGGGACGGTACTTTTAATACTAAACAAATGCCACAATCTGACTATTGGTATAAAGCTAGCTTTCTTAATCAGCAACCTATAATGGGTCATTTTTCACTAATTCGATAA